One genomic segment of Thalassospiraceae bacterium LMO-SO8 includes these proteins:
- the egtD gene encoding L-histidine N(alpha)-methyltransferase: protein MDAFADVEDTGLDDDGREAFLRDVIEGLSAATKTLPCKWLYDVRGSALFEEITHLDEYYPTRTELALLADIADDLGSALPARAWVVEFGSGSSRKSDLFLNALDAPHGYVPIDVAGDYLEAAASALADRLPHLKVVPVVGDFTAELPLPSALDDAPTVGFFPGSTIGNFEPPQAARFLARARRMLGDGAFMVVGVDLKKDLGVLLPAYDDARGVTADFNLNLLDRINRELGGGFDRDRFAHRVRYDDDEGRVEMHLESTVDQTVHIDGHAFDFRAGETIHTENSYKYAVGDFHRVAGGAGWRAQRHWTDADGLFSIHLLAAA, encoded by the coding sequence ATGGACGCCTTTGCCGATGTTGAGGACACAGGATTGGACGACGACGGCAGGGAAGCCTTCCTGCGCGACGTGATCGAGGGGCTGTCCGCCGCCACCAAGACCCTGCCCTGCAAGTGGCTCTACGACGTGCGCGGCTCGGCCCTGTTCGAGGAAATCACCCATCTCGACGAATACTATCCGACGCGCACGGAGCTTGCCCTGCTGGCCGACATCGCGGACGACCTGGGATCGGCCCTGCCGGCCCGGGCCTGGGTGGTGGAATTCGGATCGGGGTCCAGCCGCAAGTCGGACCTGTTCCTCAACGCGCTGGACGCCCCCCACGGCTACGTGCCCATCGACGTCGCCGGCGATTATCTGGAGGCCGCCGCCAGCGCCTTGGCCGACCGCCTGCCGCATCTCAAGGTCGTTCCCGTGGTCGGCGATTTCACGGCCGAGCTTCCCCTGCCGTCCGCCCTCGACGATGCGCCCACGGTCGGCTTCTTTCCCGGCTCCACCATCGGCAATTTCGAACCGCCGCAGGCGGCCCGCTTCCTGGCCCGCGCCCGGCGCATGCTCGGCGACGGCGCCTTCATGGTGGTCGGCGTCGACCTGAAAAAGGACCTGGGCGTGCTGCTGCCCGCCTACGACGACGCCCGGGGCGTGACCGCCGATTTCAACCTGAACCTTCTCGACCGCATCAACCGCGAGTTGGGCGGCGGCTTCGACCGCGACCGCTTCGCCCATCGTGTGCGCTACGACGACGACGAAGGCCGTGTCGAGATGCATCTCGAAAGCACGGTCGATCAGACAGTGCACATCGACGGCCATGCCTTCGACTTCCGCGCCGGCGAGACCATCCACACGGAAAATTCCTACAAATACGCGGTCGGCGATTTCCACCGCGTGGCCGGCGGCGCCGGCTGGCGCGCGCAGCGGCACTGGACCGACGCCGACGGCCTGTTCTCCATCCATCTGCTTGCCGCCGCCTGA
- a CDS encoding NADP-dependent oxidoreductase, with amino-acid sequence MTETNTRVLFNSTPEGLPTPDNFRLEEAPVPEPGAGQFLLRNLYLSLDPYQRMLMGGGWTYSPNVLKPGDLMVGRVLGEVVKTNHPDFPVGTHVVGRLGWQTHVVSDGADLDFVVEPKDRVPLSAYLGVCGSTGVTAWVGLKITGQPKAGETVVVSAAAGSVGSCVGQLAKDMGCRAVGIAGGPDKCKLVVDEFGFDACVDYKAPDLAGQLKAAAPDGVDVYFDNVGGEILETVMGQCNRLARIPVCGVLARYNETGAAHGNRNMHLFFDKSLKMEGFVLNAHKAIWPQARAELEAMVADGRMRYRETIAQGIETAPEAFIGMLQGKNVGKQLVKLT; translated from the coding sequence ATGACCGAGACCAACACCCGGGTGCTGTTCAACTCGACGCCCGAGGGCCTACCCACGCCCGACAACTTCCGCCTGGAGGAGGCCCCCGTGCCGGAACCGGGCGCCGGGCAGTTCCTGTTGCGCAATCTGTATCTCTCGCTCGATCCCTATCAGCGCATGCTGATGGGCGGCGGCTGGACCTACAGCCCCAACGTGCTGAAGCCGGGCGACCTGATGGTCGGGCGCGTTTTGGGCGAGGTGGTGAAGACGAACCATCCCGATTTTCCCGTCGGGACCCACGTGGTCGGGCGGCTCGGCTGGCAGACCCATGTGGTGTCGGACGGCGCGGACCTGGATTTCGTCGTCGAACCGAAAGACCGCGTGCCGCTCTCGGCCTATCTCGGCGTCTGCGGGTCCACGGGCGTGACGGCCTGGGTCGGGCTCAAGATCACGGGCCAGCCCAAGGCCGGCGAGACGGTGGTGGTGTCCGCCGCCGCCGGGTCGGTCGGCAGTTGCGTCGGCCAGTTGGCCAAGGACATGGGCTGCCGCGCCGTCGGCATCGCCGGCGGGCCGGATAAATGCAAACTGGTGGTGGACGAATTCGGCTTCGACGCCTGCGTCGACTACAAGGCGCCCGACCTTGCGGGCCAGTTGAAGGCCGCGGCCCCCGACGGCGTCGACGTTTATTTCGACAACGTGGGCGGCGAGATTTTGGAAACGGTGATGGGGCAGTGCAACCGCCTGGCCCGCATTCCGGTGTGCGGCGTGCTGGCCCGCTACAACGAAACGGGCGCGGCCCACGGCAACCGCAACATGCACCTGTTCTTCGACAAGTCGCTGAAGATGGAAGGCTTCGTGCTCAACGCTCACAAGGCCATCTGGCCCCAGGCGCGGGCGGAACTGGAAGCCATGGTCGCGGATGGCCGCATGAGGTACCGCGAAACCATCGCCCAGGGCATCGAAACGGCGCCCGAGGCCTTCATCGGCATGTTGCAGGGCAAGAACGTCGGCAAACAGCTTGTCAAGCTGACCTGA
- a CDS encoding 5-methyltetrahydropteroyltriglutamate--homocysteine methyltransferase, with protein sequence MTTINTLLPTSLVGSYAQPNWLLDRAKLAGRFPPRTRAKELWRVDPEYLEEAQNDATILAIRDQERAGLDIITDGEMRRESYSNRFATALSGVDIDNPGTALDRSGHPNPVPRITGKITRMHAVEVEDVKFLRANTDRKIKITVPGPFTMSQQAQNDFYASEADLAMDYAAAVNEEVRDLFAAGADVVQLDEPYMQARPEKAGEFGLDALNRALDGIEGETAVHICFGYAAIIHERPEGYSFLPQLAACSVCDISIETAQSHLDCAVLETLPEKNIILGVLDLSTHDIESPETVADRIRKGLAHHPAEKIIVAPDCGLKYLPRDVAFGKMKAMADGAAIVRAELTK encoded by the coding sequence ATGACCACCATCAACACCCTGCTGCCGACCTCGCTGGTCGGCTCCTACGCCCAGCCCAACTGGCTGCTCGATCGCGCCAAGCTGGCCGGGCGTTTCCCGCCGCGCACGCGGGCGAAGGAGCTGTGGCGCGTCGATCCGGAATATCTGGAAGAGGCCCAGAACGATGCCACCATCCTGGCGATCCGCGATCAGGAACGGGCCGGGCTGGACATCATCACCGACGGCGAAATGCGCCGCGAAAGCTATTCCAACCGTTTCGCCACGGCGCTGTCGGGCGTCGACATCGACAATCCGGGCACGGCGCTGGACCGTTCCGGCCACCCGAACCCGGTGCCGCGCATCACCGGCAAGATCACCCGCATGCACGCGGTCGAGGTCGAGGACGTGAAGTTCCTGCGCGCCAATACGGACCGCAAGATCAAGATCACCGTGCCCGGCCCCTTCACCATGTCGCAGCAGGCGCAGAACGATTTCTATGCCTCCGAGGCCGACCTGGCCATGGACTACGCCGCCGCCGTGAACGAGGAAGTCCGCGACCTGTTCGCCGCCGGCGCCGACGTGGTGCAGCTTGACGAGCCCTACATGCAGGCGCGGCCGGAAAAGGCCGGCGAGTTCGGGCTGGACGCGCTCAACCGCGCGCTCGACGGGATTGAGGGCGAGACCGCCGTGCATATCTGCTTCGGCTATGCCGCCATCATCCACGAACGGCCCGAGGGCTATTCCTTCCTGCCGCAGTTGGCCGCCTGTTCCGTGTGCGATATTTCCATCGAGACGGCGCAGTCGCATCTGGACTGCGCCGTGCTGGAAACCCTGCCGGAAAAGAACATCATCCTGGGCGTGCTGGATCTGTCGACCCACGACATCGAAAGCCCGGAAACGGTGGCCGACCGCATCCGCAAGGGCCTGGCCCACCATCCGGCGGAAAAGATCATCGTGGCCCCCGATTGCGGCCTCAAGTACCTGCCCCGCGACGTCGCCTTCGGCAAGATGAAGGCCATGGCCGACGGGGCCGCCATCGTGCGCGCGGAACTGACCAAATAA
- a CDS encoding MBL fold metallo-hydrolase produces the protein MTDGGNMRPLQFTHFGAAGWKITDGETVILLDPYLSRVRFQGRRYGPHDATEIPDDPRPVVKMSEPAGHDTATIDRHVPKADYIILSHSHFNHAMDVPYIANKTGAVVIGTESTCNIAINGGVPDEQIHAVRGGEDYAYEKFSIRVIPSLHSALSCKLYKDFGTIPVQDTPLCLDDYVEGGTLAYLIRIAGREVLLFGSMNFIEREIEGLRPDIAFIAAAPPRLDIHDYTARLMRCLGRPPLVVATHWDDQGLPFGAPQDKALAQTDAFIAEVKAAAPDTEVFVPRHFETLILDAAGRMRVAG, from the coding sequence ATGACCGACGGCGGCAACATGCGCCCGTTGCAGTTCACCCATTTCGGGGCGGCGGGCTGGAAAATCACGGACGGCGAGACGGTGATCCTGCTCGACCCCTATCTGTCGCGGGTGCGTTTTCAGGGGCGGCGCTACGGCCCCCACGACGCGACGGAAATTCCCGACGATCCGCGCCCGGTGGTGAAGATGAGCGAGCCGGCCGGCCACGACACGGCGACCATCGACCGCCACGTGCCCAAGGCCGACTACATCATCCTGTCCCACTCCCATTTCAACCACGCCATGGACGTGCCCTACATCGCCAACAAGACCGGCGCGGTGGTGATCGGCACGGAAAGTACCTGCAACATCGCGATCAACGGCGGCGTGCCGGATGAACAGATCCATGCCGTGCGGGGCGGCGAGGATTACGCTTACGAAAAATTCTCGATCCGCGTGATCCCGAGCCTGCATTCCGCCCTGTCGTGCAAGCTGTACAAGGATTTCGGCACCATCCCGGTGCAGGACACGCCGCTCTGCCTCGACGACTATGTCGAGGGCGGCACCCTCGCCTACCTGATCCGCATCGCCGGGCGCGAGGTTCTGTTGTTCGGTTCCATGAACTTCATCGAGCGCGAGATCGAGGGTTTGCGCCCCGACATCGCGTTCATCGCCGCCGCCCCCCCGCGCCTCGACATCCATGACTACACGGCGCGGCTGATGCGCTGTCTGGGCCGCCCGCCGCTGGTCGTCGCGACCCATTGGGACGATCAGGGCCTGCCCTTCGGTGCGCCCCAGGACAAGGCCCTGGCGCAGACCGACGCCTTCATCGCCGAGGTCAAGGCCGCCGCGCCGGATACGGAGGTCTTCGTGCCGCGGCATTTCGAAACCCTGATTCTCGACGCGGCCGGGCGGATGCGCGTCGCCGGTTAA
- a CDS encoding peroxiredoxin, whose product MTIKTGDRVPSATIFKMGDDGGPEAVSTDDFFKGRKVVVFGLPGAFTRTCSAKHLPGFVAQADAILAKGVDEIACLSVNDAMVMTAWGVAHEAPGKVTMLSDGNCALTEAMGIASDMSAKGYGKRSKRYAMIVEDGVITHFALETEPGLNVSSAEQILAALG is encoded by the coding sequence ATGACCATCAAGACCGGCGACCGCGTGCCTTCCGCCACCATCTTCAAGATGGGCGACGACGGCGGACCCGAAGCGGTTTCCACCGATGATTTTTTCAAGGGCCGCAAGGTCGTGGTGTTCGGCCTGCCGGGGGCCTTCACCCGCACCTGTTCGGCCAAGCACCTGCCGGGCTTCGTCGCCCAGGCGGATGCCATCCTGGCCAAGGGCGTGGACGAAATCGCCTGCCTGTCGGTCAACGACGCCATGGTCATGACCGCCTGGGGCGTGGCCCATGAGGCGCCCGGCAAGGTCACCATGCTGTCCGACGGCAACTGCGCGCTGACCGAGGCCATGGGGATCGCCTCCGACATGTCGGCCAAGGGCTACGGCAAGCGGTCCAAGCGATATGCCATGATCGTCGAGGACGGCGTGATCACCCATTTCGCGCTGGAGACGGAGCCCGGGCTCAACGTCTCCTCGGCGGAACAGATTCTCGCGGCCCTCGGCTGA